From Clarias gariepinus isolate MV-2021 ecotype Netherlands chromosome 1, CGAR_prim_01v2, whole genome shotgun sequence:
GacgagagtgggagagagaaagagatgcagCTGTCTGAACCCCCAGGTGCTCCATCACTTCTGGCTAATCTGCCAATAGAGACTGCTGCTGGCTCTCTTACTACATCCATCCCTTCAGTCGTTTGTTCATCCAACCCAAAGCAAAAACGGCACATCTCTgaagcaagattggaccagacaccgcgcacgcacacatgcacaaaaacacatCTTTTGTATCACACGTATTAATAGCACTCTGTCTCAGTCACTGTTATCATAATTAGCTTAGCTAATGGTGTTTTGTAATTCAAAACATATTTAACAAGGGTTTCAGTATTTATGAGCTTTCTCATACGTGCAttggtagcaaaaaaaaaaaaaagaaatgcataaaaTTAAGTATATCATATTTCCATATTGTAAAGATTACAGTGTTGTCAAGCACCAAGCTGAGAGCAAATCAGCAAATCAATGTCAAAAGCctaaccaacaaacaaacatgatacAATCATAGGACACATCaacaatttaaatgaaatcatctTTTGACAGGCAGAAGTATTGACATTTCATCAGAGTAGTCAGATCGAGCTTATTTATTTGTGCCACTGGCAGAACTTTCCTCTGTGGTTCCGTTTgaataaatgtactgaatgcaagtaaacaaacagagAAAAGAAATGTATCCATAATGCACCAAGTCCTGATGCTTTTGTAAGAAAACTCACATTCTGAAAAGCTTTAGGCCCGTGGCTTTTCCTAAATATAGCTTTAGTGCTGCTATGGGGCTCAGGCTAGTCTTGTGTAAGACAAGGCTGACTTAAAGTAATGCACTAAAGACTTGCTAGACCTTTATCTCAACCACTCTCTCATCACCTAGCCATCATGGCTTCCAAGCCTAAGGCTGCCTTTTAATTGTTGTCTGTTATTTGAGACTATTAAAATAGTAGGAGGCACAGAGGCAATGCCATGCACATTGGAAATGCCTTCATCTTTACAACAAAATCTACCTGAGAAAGAGAACGAGATGAGTAGGAGATAAAGTagaggaaagaagaaaataaaattcagtgTCAGTCGAACCAATTCctttgccattaaaaaaaaaaaaaaaaaaaaaaaaaaaacatccattgATTTGAAATGTACCTTGGTTTAGATCCTTTACCCACCTTCCTGCATACTAGTGtataacaaaaagtaaaaataaaaaaaccctcaGCAGTATGTAGCAGGTTTTTTAATCCCTTAACTATTGTTTCAAGCTGTGCAAGATACTATAATCCAGTACAGGCTGCAGGATTAAGATTTCACTGAGCAATACAGCTTCAAGGCCTCTCATCAAATGCTATACAAGATCTGAAAACAGCCGCTCTTGTGACTTCCTccatttggtgattttttttttgtttcttttggtaGCGCAGTCATGTAGCTGACAGCAGACTTGATTTGGGACAGATGGTCTCTCTAGTAGCAGCTTAATCATATTTCGCAGAGCTGGCTTGCAGCTTGTAGTGTTGGCCAAAATACATCAGTGATTGTGCCCAGCCTGCATGTGAAGGGTTTAATACAGTACAACATAATGCACAGTGAaggagtgtgcgtgtgtgtgtatgtgtgtgtgtgctcttgaCTTTAAAGATCAGCTTTACCTCAGTGGCTAAGGAAGAAGAATGGATGTTACTTTATCCTTAGGCGGCGCGTAGTGCTTGTGTTGGGGGGGCTCCTCTAGTTTCAGTAGAATTTATCGTCAATGCGGAAATGCGGCCTGGTCACGTCATCTGGGTTGAGGAAAACCGAAATAGACTTTCCTGGGTTTTCTGTAACCAGCTGCTGCAGTCTTTGGGCTAAACGATCATCTTGGGGGGAGGTGGCTTTGGAGGTGCCAGAGGTTGGCGATGATGGCCCGTGTCCATTACTCGTTCCAGCAGCTTCTCGTTTCAGCTGGCAAGCCTGCCGGGCTTGCTCCAGTGCCGCACGCAAATGTTCAGCTGGATCCGATCTTAAATGTGCTAGTTTCCGGGCCACTAGTAGGGCTGCCTCGTCAGTAAGATGTTCCAACAtgttgcactgtgggaggaaatagTTAGGACAGTTTTTACCCAGCACACAGTGCGCCAGGTCGTCTAGGAGACCCAGGAACAGCCGGGCTGGCGTCTCTTGCTCTGTACAGCTCAAGTAAGCTGCAGGTAAGCGGTCACAAGCCCAGAAAAGTAGTGTGCGCAGGTGGTAAAGGCTAAGACCAGTGCGGGGGCGTGCCAATAGTCTGGACACAACAGCTTTGGCTGCCTGGAAGGCTGCAGCCATAGGAAAAGGCACGCACTTCTTCAACTGGACCTCGCTCCGAGAAAAAGCGAGTCTCCATTCGCGGTCTGGTCTGGAAGCTGAGCCAGCAATTGGGGAGCAGCAAGGCAGGAGATAAAACCCACTGATGGCCTCCTCCTCTGTGATCTTTCCATCCCAAAAGTGGTTGGTAGTGAGCCAGCTTTGTGCCACGGCTGGCCAGCCTCGAAACGACACAACAGGCAAAAGATCATAGAGGACACGGCTGGTGCCCGCTTTGAGGATCAGCGTGGTCAACGGTCCATTGCGCTCCACACGATCAGGAACCGGAATTCCTCTTTGTGGGTGCCGCTTTAGCTCCTCCACTGCTGAGCCCACTACATTCCAGAACCACTCTGTGACTAGCAGTGGGGAGAAATAACATCCATCCAAGGACTGTGAGGACTGGAGGGAGGGAATGGTGCCCAATATGGACCCACCTTCTTCctcttcaccatcttcctggcgcTGCACATTAGGTTCGTCTTCACAACAGATACCCCATCGAGATAGCATGGCTGGGTCGCAAAGTCGTAAGCTAAGCCAAGAGTGGCAGAGTGGAGACTGGCGCATGTCCAAAGTTACTGGCTGGTTCCGGTCATGCAGTTTAAGGGCAGGGACCAAAAGGGTAAAGTCCAGGTCAAAGTCCACACCTCTGACATAATCACCCAGCTCCTCTGGGTTCAGATCAAGAACACCCTCCCTTGCACCACCTGACAACAGCAAGTACTCGTTTGCAACTGGGAGCCTCTTGTCGACCTTCTGAACCAGGCCTGAGAGAAGACACAGTCAGTGAGTAAGAAAATTAGTTTATTACacattggagaaaaaaaaaaaaacaggactctACTTTAGAATGAAGCATAGTACATAATGTTCAATGACATTATCAATAAGGATTGAATCCAACTGCCTTTGggtttatgttttaaatgtcaTCCTTTCACAACCCAAGGCAACATTTAACTGAAAAGTATGGTTTTCAGAATTTTACCAGCCTTTGTCTCAAAAACACAATActgtagctacagtatatactgtatgtgagatACTAAAATCCAGCCTGCAGTTTATATCTTGTATAATAATTTCACTCGTTCAACTAAATCAGCGTGTGTTCCTTGTTCCAAACAGTGATGAAAGCGTGGGTGTAAGAATTCTGGACCAGGccatgtgtgaatgagtgtgaaaAGAAGGGGCTtgaaagagaaaagaggaaaaagtgaTTAAAACAATTTAGAGCAAGCATGCTTTGAAACAAGCggtagagtaaaaataaaaattgtggaCTTCTTTTTGCTTGTTCACTGTACCATGAAATAAGCAGATAATTTACATGCACTATATTGCAGGTTATATTAATTTCTTCTGGCTAATCATCATGGCGCCATGCACTCTATGGAAAAATCAGCTGAACCACAAAATAATGCGACAAACTAACCAggcttgtataatgtttaaagATGAAAAAGCTTGATGTGCCCCCCCGCCCCCGCCATACTCTTGCAATTTTGGAGTTGTATACACATAATTTGTGTTTTACTCAACTGTGGTGTTttacacaagatataagataaTATCATATAGGACAATGACATacgagaaaataataaaaagtgaggGAGCATGATGTTGCCATTTAAAATAGCAGCACACCTCAATAGGTTACTGCTCTCATACCAAAGAAATCTGCCAATGATTAGTATTTTATTCAGTAATGAATGATAGATATAAAATACTTTTGTTAGGCTGCTGCGATTGTGATTATGTGAACTCTAGGGCTGTGAATCATAGGTAGACTGctgatttgatttaaatacCGATTTTGCACATTGCAATTTACGAATTTGACTCAAACAACTATATTCgtaaccagtgttgggggacgttgctttttttttttttgcatttgtttaaatgGCAAAGCGACCCCGCCCCCACTaatctgctccacactccagttaAGTAATGCACCAACtgccaataaaaataaaagagaaaaaaataatactgttTATGGCATAACATGGGAATTTACATAAGATGTAAGTGGTTttaatatcagaaaaaaaatgttaaattgtaCATCCCTAGGGAAAAAGTCACAAAAAGTAATTCCCttaaaatcaagaaaaaaaaaaaaaaaaaagtattaaaccGAGTGTCCAGAATACTTCGCCGTGGAGGAAATCATACCAGGTGTTTAAGTGCTGATGTCTTCgataaatgttaaacttttactgaaaatatcaacatttttattatataacagtAAGTTTATTTGGAGCGTTCTCCATACACGAgaattatttgtaaatttaaaaaacaataacctaTTAGAGCGACCTTTAAGAATATTAACCTTGTGATCTGAATTACATTCGCCACTACGATCAGAGCTCTTGTTATAGAAAATTCATTAACATTCTTTCCAACCTTATTTCAGAATGTAACAAAAGTGTGGTATAAGTAAATGCATCACACATTTAAAATACTGTCCAGAATTTGTCGTTGAGACAGAGCCAGAAAAAGGCAGCGTATTCTCAAGCAAGATAAAACAATATTGGCTATagaaaggaaataaacagtCGTGGGGAAACCAGGTTCCGCAGACATTAAGAGGGCAGTGCTGTAACAAGGCCCTTATTATAAGTTTGGTTTGTTTAATCTATGAGTGACAAAATGGGTTAAAATATAAAGCAGATGAGTAATAACTCCTTTTATTTTAACAGCTCtatacacagagagaaagagagagagagagagagagagagagagagagagagagaaagagagagagagatgtgcagACTGCAAATCTAATTAAGAATTCTAggtatttaaactttattattatttaaaattaaataattatcgTTACTCCTATGTTAAAAAGGGCACCACAGTAATTGCAATGAGAAATTATAACAGGATGGTGATAATGTTTTAGATCGGAGTATGTAATGTTACTGGTAGACTGATGAAAGACTATATCAAGGTGAAATTGCTACACACAACTGAAACTCCTCTAATTAAgctatttttctaaaaaatctCTGCAGGCATAGACATTTTGGTGCTTACCAACCATAAACGCTATTAAAAGAGAAAGGATGGCGTGATCACCTTGTCTCCGTTTAATATCAGGAAAAAATAATCTCTAGTTTAATGAGAAAAATTACTTTCCTGCATTTATTAAGACAATTTATACAACAGCAGTGTTAACTTAGTAATGGTAGCGGGTATAACAAGGgatattttctataacagcagcagGAAGGGCAAATCCCAGGTTTATCTTAACACTCTCGCTCTAATACAATTCAATGGAAACTGTTGATTCACAGAGGCGTGCACAAAAGATATTTTACATAAATCTAATCCAAAtctagaaataaacaaaagatgTGTTATTGAACCAAGACATAAGTGGTGATGGTGAAGCTTTCTGTAAAGATACGCTAATTCAAGGTTTAGTAAGTGTCCAGTTTGAGCCCTTTTTTAACAGTGAATATTCAGTTTAAAGGGCAATACGTCTTTGCTCTTACAGTGTAAATGATTACTTGATCCAATCCATTTTATggataaattaaaacaaacaaaaaaaagattccaagtgtgctgcttttaaataaataaagttgttaAGCTCACAACTCGCTGTTACACATATGAGTAGCATGCGCTGTTGCCTTTCATTTCTTTCAAGAAAACGTTAATATTAGTTAGAGATTTTAAAAGCTGGAATACTTTCTATTTGCTGTCATCTTGCTAAACGTCTGTTTTTTCAAAAGACCCTTCTGTGACTTTTTATTCGTCTTTTTCCATCAACTTTAGTGTCGGGTTGAAATCCGTCAGAGCCAAACTACAGTACGTTAGGCAGCAATTCCTTATGTTATAAGATGCAGATCACATTCAGCAATACAGTTATGCATGTGTTCCTTATGAGACCTACGATCATCTTTCTCTCAACTCACTGTCCTCAACTAGATTAATCCATCATAATTAAATAAGACTATACTTAGCTCTTTACTACATGCAAGTTAACACTTGTGCTTCAATAAACCAGAATAAACTTATCACAGAGAACTTATCACGTCCCAAACCAAAAATCAGGGATGGCATTTCATGCCAGAGTTTGaattgtgtttataaaatacGCAGGCATCGATATGGAATTAATCACATTCAATCTTTCAAGCGCTCATCTTTCAGCTGTCTCGGGTCAAGGCTGAGTTATGAGAGGAATGAATTATGAGTTACAGCAGCAAAGGGGATTGTTACACGCAATATAACTCACTACAAACCATCATGCCATAAATAGTGTATTCTAGGGTGATGATACTTATTGATATGGTCTAATCCCAAAATCCACATGATGCATGATTAGGAGTTTAAACTCAGTCCTGTGACTCACTCAGCCCACTCAGTAGAATGCAGTAAAATAACTACTACTATACTGGTTAAtacttattagtattattattactactacaacAAGGACTATCcaaaaagtaatgcaaaagtgggcattttttaaataactttacttacatactgtagattgtttaaattgcacatgttggtagagtaactcTTTCCTTTCTCTTTAGATCTTTACAAAGGCACTACTCAACATATTCTCCTTAACATATTTTCCTCCATATCATCCTTGAACCCGACCATGTTGAGTAGTACCTTTGTACAAAGGAAGACTTATTCTAATAAAATGTGGATTTTGAACAACCCATGttagtaattcaattcaattcaattttatttgtatagcgcttttagcaattttcattgccgcaaagcagctttacatagtcaaaagaattatttaagtttgtatgaaatgtgaatttgtatgaatcaaaatggtcagtttgtccctggtgagcaagccgagggcgacagtggcaaggaaaaactccctgagatggtaataggaagaaaccttgagaggaaccagactcaacagggaacccatcctcatttgggtgaagcagaaagcagtaaatgaaaCCAATTCTATGTTATGGGTACTTTTCAATTACTTTTGGTACATTTCTCTTATTCTTAATAATCAAACAAGTTGCAAAAATGTCCtatttcatatacagtaaatagctGATTGCTCTGATGTATACCATCTACATAACAATCCACCCAAAACACTTTGCATTAGACATGTTATTGTTTAATAAtgaattgtttaaaaagtaaGATTACCAATAAGATTTTAATCGGtttggcctccgagtggcgcagtggtaaagtgctcgccctattatccggagatcgcgagttcaatccccgggtgatgctgttacctctcacagccagaggcctagagagagctgattggctgagctccctcacaggggagggatgagaggtactttgggCTCACACATTAATGACGGCTCatgacccccccaaaaaaaagattttaatcgATTAAAAGTGTAGTGTAGATCGTTCACTGTGTTGCTTGGGCTGTTTCTCCTCATATAAAAAGGTGAATTGTGCAACCGTCTTTACTACTTCTCCACTGGATTTATCATAAATATGAAATTGA
This genomic window contains:
- the tmem102 gene encoding transmembrane protein 102 produces the protein MEAIRSAVTPRAPPSMKRVSEVDFRSGTALEQLASHVQELVQLEQGEFGDQTALEVHTAKDFIFNMLGLVQKVDKRLPVANEYLLLSGGAREGVLDLNPEELGDYVRGVDFDLDFTLLVPALKLHDRNQPVTLDMRQSPLCHSWLSLRLCDPAMLSRWGICCEDEPNVQRQEDGEEEEGGSILGTIPSLQSSQSLDGCYFSPLLVTEWFWNVVGSAVEELKRHPQRGIPVPDRVERNGPLTTLILKAGTSRVLYDLLPVVSFRGWPAVAQSWLTTNHFWDGKITEEEAISGFYLLPCCSPIAGSASRPDREWRLAFSRSEVQLKKCVPFPMAAAFQAAKAVVSRLLARPRTGLSLYHLRTLLFWACDRLPAAYLSCTEQETPARLFLGLLDDLAHCVLGKNCPNYFLPQCNMLEHLTDEAALLVARKLAHLRSDPAEHLRAALEQARQACQLKREAAGTSNGHGPSSPTSGTSKATSPQDDRLAQRLQQLVTENPGKSISVFLNPDDVTRPHFRIDDKFY